In one Nicotiana sylvestris chromosome 8, ASM39365v2, whole genome shotgun sequence genomic region, the following are encoded:
- the LOC138875857 gene encoding uncharacterized protein translates to MELRTWMYNRNYPNRQGLQEDFVEGVDDFIRRAMSLPPYLSEGVIRCPCVRYDCMKFGKSVKVKHHLYRKGFIANYFVWTNHREIDGSHGIFHNMVVGESSRSVENKNRDSRIHDMIADAFGMHLGGEPNENVEQTPNDDAKRFYEQLEEASRPLRNGSPHFELSVAVRLLSIKSDWNISQAAMDSFIDLMSELVDSNIKLPGDFYKEKKLVSKLGLSSMRIDCCEDGCMLYYKDDANLSSCKFCEKPRFKRLSSGNMVAIKVMHYLLLIPRLKRLYASMSSAPHMR, encoded by the coding sequence atggaacttcgtacttggatgtacaataggaattatcctaatcggcaGGGATTgcaggaggattttgtagaaggggtggatgactttattagacgtgcaatgtcacttccaccatacttaagtgaaggagtaattaggtgcccttgtgttaggtacgactgtatgaagtttggaaaatcgGTGAAAGTTAAGCATCATCTTTATAGGAAGGGGTTTATAGCtaattactttgtgtggactaatcatagagagatcgatggtagccatgggatatttcataacatggttgtaggtgaaagtagtaggtcaGTGGAGAATAAAAATCGTGATTCTAGAATTCATGATATGATTGCGGATGCATTTGGGATGCACTTAGGGGGTGAGcccaatgaaaatgttgaacaaactccgAATGATGATGCAAAACgtttttatgaacagttagaggaagctagtcgtccactacgtAATGGAAGTCCGCACTTTGAGCtgtctgttgcagttagattactaagtatcaaatctgattggaatatttctcaagcagccatggactctttcattgaccttatgagtgaactagttgACTCTAATATCAaattacctggtgatttctataaggaaaagaaattagtttctaagttaggactttcgtcaatgagaattgattgttgtgaagatggttgcatgttatattataaagatgatgcaaatttAAGTAGTTGTAAATTTTGTGAAAAGcctcgtttcaagaggctttccagcggGAATATGGTCGCTATCAAGGTGATGCATTATTTACTtcttatacctaggttaaagaggttatatgcgtcgatgagttctgctcctcatatgagatga